From the Labrus mixtus chromosome 17, fLabMix1.1, whole genome shotgun sequence genome, one window contains:
- the ccdc82 gene encoding coiled-coil domain-containing protein 82, with the protein MESLYKRKMFASMRKTKVDASKKKQIGLPASILDDSDEGSFSSSSSSSASQSDYQSSREEDSEQEDKGRSDSGASSSDDSRSVTRRKRSFLGGDDSSSSYSPGDEDEDKKGDRSQPKRMVQPKKRSRLQRRDDSDSDHAEEKRKEEEEKAKKRQRHNKLLALSRRMKARVPRRGRNRIKQGGDDDDDESKEDEDDDGDVKDGGRGENGNKRKAAEDDKGGKEKEKEVEEEDDEKDTDEDDDDDDDEEEEEEEKKKGKK; encoded by the exons ATGGAGAGCCTGTACAAGCGAAAAATGTTCGCGTCGATGCGGAAAACCAAAGTAGACGCGTCGAAGAAGAAGCAGATCGGCCTACCCGCCTCTATCCTGGACGACAGTGACGAaggctccttctcctcctcctcctcctcgtctgcgTCCCAATCCGACTACCAGAGCTCCCGGGAGGAGGACAGCGAGCAGGAGGACAAGGGCCGCAGCGACTCCGGGGCGTCTTCCAGCGATGACAGCCGCTCGGTGACCCGCAGGAAGCGCTCCTTCCTCGGGGGCGACGACAGCTCCTCTTCGTACAGTCCAGGCGATGAGGATGAGGACAAGAAGGGGGACAGGAGCCAGCCGAAGAGGATGGTGCAGCCCAAGAAGCGGAGCAGGCTGCAGCGGCGGGACGACTCGGACTCGGACCATGCCGAGGAGAAgcggaaagaggaggaggagaaggcgaagaagaggcagagacacaacaagctGCTGGCGCTGTCCCGGAGGATGAAGGCCCGGGTGCCTCGCAGGGGGAGGAACCGTATAAAGCAG ggtggagatgatgatgacgacgagTCCAAagaagatgaggatgatgatggtgatgttaaagatggaggcagaggagaaaacGGAAACAAGAGAAAGGCTGCAGAGGATGACAAAGGAggcaaagagaaggaaaaagaggTCGAGGAAGAAGATGACGAGAAAGACACGGATGAggacgacgacgatgacgacgatgaggaggaggaggaggaggagaagaagaagggaaagaAGTAG
- the wdr91 gene encoding WD repeat-containing protein 91 produces the protein MGSAVERTDEHVREYLIYRGFTSTLKNLDSEIKADKEKGFRVDKIIDQLQQFVQNFDLFGLKEYWLYLDRRLFCRLEDVYRATVNKLRTSLYRYYVINTIQKGNLEKTQEFFQKQALELQVQAEWRDWFILPFIPIPEQNSAFSPYFSRQWADTFLVSLHNFLSVLFQCMPQPVLLSFDAEVQRTTSLTEENDQLRQLLFALQTENRDQRDGDEVVHHKLPVYVQNMDRLGDTELDLVSSTRTVSATTTPSRNFFSTFLPQAKRTPGKPPQVITVSSPSQVAVGRKDLPTNPPAKSKDVVQSKEVKPVSSQASTSDPVSSQSQQSTNQSTNQQAHPRHKRIQDHEKERKELFSKPPSQAPEKKGEGGEVEPVAESTSEPPESSNTKSSGGGVEGGGLSTEQPFIKLSQEEYGEHHSSIMHCRVDSSGRRVASLDVDGVIKVWSFNPIMQTKATIMSKSPLLSLEWATKPDRLLLLGSGVGTVRLYDTDAKKNLYEMNIDETHPRILSLACSPSGSSFVCSAAAVSRSGSLEAVPRLPLPVSGQLLLWDTKTVKQQVQFSLEPEPVAINCTAFNHNGNLLVTGAADGCIRLFDMQRYESAMSWRAHDGEVYSVEFSYDENTVFSIGEDGKFIQWNIHRCGVKQSEQALPQDATGPFVLSGYSGYKQVQVPRGRLFAFDSEGQHVLTCSSSGGLIYRLTNGEPALESVLSLGGHKAPVVTVDWCSAVDCGTCLTASMDGKIKLSTLLAQKS, from the exons ATGGGGTCTGCGGTGGAGAGGACGGACGAGCACGTGAGAGAGTACCTGATCTACCGCGGCTTCACCAGCACCCTGAAAAACCTGGACAGTGAGATCAAAGCGGACAAGGAGAAAGGCTTCAGG GTGGATAAAATCATCGATCAGCTGCAGCAGTTTGTCCAGAATTTCGACTTGTTCGGTCTGAAGGAGTACTGGCTCTACCTGGACAGACGTCTGTTCTGCAGACTGGAGGACGTTTACAGAGCAACGGTCAACAAGCTGAGGACCAGCCTGTACAGATACTACGTCATCAACACCATCCAG AAAGGAAACCTGGAGAAAACTCAGGAGTTTTTCCAGAAGCAGGCGCTGGAGCTGCAGGTTCAGGCCGAatggcgtgattggttcatcctGCCATTTATCCCCATCCCCGAGCAGAACTCCGCCTTCTCTCCGTACTTCTCCCGTCAGTGGGCTGACACCTTCCTGGTTTCGCTTCACAACTTCCTGTCGGTCCTCTTCCAGTGTATGC CTCAGCCAGTTCTTCTGAGTTTTGACGCCGAGGTCCAGAGGACGACCAGCCTGACGGAAGAGAACGATCAGCTCCGCCAgctg CTGTTCGCCCTGCAGACCGAGAACCGGGACCAGAGGGACGGAGACGAGGTGGTCCACCACAAGCTGCCGGTCTACGTCCAGAACATGGACCGCCTGGGAGACACTGAGCT GGACTTGGTGTCGAGCACACGCACTGTCAGCGCCACCACCACTCCTTCCAGAAACTTCTTCTCTACATTCCTACCGCAGGCCAAACGCACTCCTGGGAAACCTCCTCAGGTCATCACGGTGTCCTCCCCGAGCCAGGTAGCAGTGGGCAGGAAGGACCTGCCAACCAATCCA CCTGCAAAATCAAAAGACGTGGTCCAATCTAAGGAGGTGAAGCCGGTGTCGAGCCAGGCATCAACCAGTGACCCTGTGAGCTCCCAGTCCCAACAGTCCACAAACCAGTCAACGAACCAGCAGGCACACCCGAGACACAAGAGAATCCAGGACCacgagaaagagaggaaggagctTTTCTCTAAACCGCCGTCACAG GCACCAGAGAagaagggggagggaggggaggtagAGCCTGTCGCAGAATCCACCAGCGAACCTCCAGAGTCCTCCAACACCAAGAgctcaggaggaggagtggagggaGGAGGCCTGTCAACAGAACAGCCTTTTATCAAACTCAGCCAGGAGGAGTACGGCGAGCACCACTCCTCCATCATGCACTGCAG gGTCGATAGTTCAGGTCGCCGGGTTGCCAGTTTGGACGTAGACGGAGTCATCAAG GTGTGGTCCTTCAACCCCATCATGCAGACCAAAGCCACCATCATGTCCAagtctcctctgctgtctctggAGTGGGCCACCAAACCCGACAGACTG ttacTACTCGGCAGTGGGGTCGGCACAGTACGACTCTATGACACAGATGCCAAGAAGAATCTCTATGAAATGAACATCGATGAAACTCACCCACG CATCTTGTCTTTAGCCTGCAGTCCCAGCGGCTCGTCGTTTGTCTGCTCAGCTGCAGCTGTCAGCCGCTCCGGGAGCCTGGAGGCCGTCCCTCGACTTCCTTTACCGGTGTCAggacagctgctgctgtgggaCACAAAGACGGTGAAACAACAG gtccagttcTCTTTGGAGCCTGAACCAGTAGCTATAAACTGCACCGCCTTCAACCACAACGGAAACCTGCTGGTGACCGGAGCAGCTGACGGATGCATCCGACTGTTCG ATATGCAGCGTTATGAGAGCGCTATGAGCTGGAGAGCCCACGACGGGGAGGTGTACAGTGTGGAGTTCAGCTACGATGAAAACACCGTCTTCAGCATCGGAGAGGACGGAAAG ttcaTCCAGTGGAACATCCATCGGTGTGGCGTGAAGCAGTCAGAGCAGGCGTTACCTCAGGACGCCACGGGGCCCTTCGTCCTGTCAGGTTACAGCGGATACAAACAG gttcaggttcctCGAGGTCGCCTCTTCGCCTTCGACTCTGAAGGACAGCACGTCCTGACCTGTTCGAGCAGCGGAGGACTCATATACCGA CTCACCAACGGGGAGCCAGCTCTGGAGAGCGTGCTGTCactgggagggcacaaagcgcCCGTGGTGACGGTCGATTGGTGCTCGGCTGTGGACTGCGGCACCTGCCTGACCGCCTCCATGGACGGAAAGATCAAACTGAGCACGCTCCTGGCACAGAAGTCCTGA